In Xenopus tropicalis strain Nigerian chromosome 5, UCB_Xtro_10.0, whole genome shotgun sequence, one genomic interval encodes:
- the nrros gene encoding transforming growth factor beta activator LRRC33 isoform X1, with protein MANVFFWLLLAFMYLTLQWKYNGAEGKLSTESGCKLFYRVADCSHLQLLSVPQNLPTDIQELLLDFNQIRFLHKNSFLRYHDLTNLSLRSNRMEFVEPGAFNGIRSLKVLSLQNNTISMEYELTSAALRLTPSLKELDLSRNMLTMDMVSVLHQNLTSLERLFLDNNIIMRLDQTVFEGLVHLKELSLQWNYIYEIEDGTFEGLVKLKKLDLAYNLLPCIGDFRLTQIQMLNLSFNNLEWFQSQETDVEFHLEILDISNNQLLFFPLLPRQHRLHTLLLSNNRMRFYGDIFGTNTSRADFLIVENNITSVTTVDLWSDDIHSNLSTLHYLDMSHNQFAFFPHGFFSNMSSLAYLKLNWNCLQVFSVSPSNITSLLDELDLSNNELLELQADNISPGILSLSYFNLSSNNLYNLPKNIFTSMTRIHTIDMSNNPLHLCSQSELRMGEGKCVDVRNVPSLRRLYLSGCGMELGLQRVFYGNTLTHLDLSYNNIKGITFLADTARTLQSLFLRSCLAFNITVDFSVFMSLTVLDISGNALTTFPASLTGLALHYLDLHNNNLISLPLYNTQRLIGSLKIVYISNNSFDCCELGWMNVLIHSIRIPDLQKVTCSFSNRYFPVWNLPESINHSCQWTNGGPWLYLLLTLPVCLTLLVALLLLFLTFKQTLLQTVKRRCRRSTSY; from the exons ATGGCCAATGTGTTCTTTTGGCTTCTATTGGCTTTCATGTACTTAACATTACAATGGAAATATAATGGTGCTGAAGGCAAATTGTCTACCGAAAGTGGCTGCAAACTG TTTTACAGGGTTGCGGATTGTAGCCATTTACAGCTTTTGTCAGTTCCTCAGAACCTACCTACTGATATTCAAGAGCTGCTTCTAGATTTCAATCAAATAAGGTTTCTGCATAAAAACTCCTTTCTAAGATATCATGACTTAACAAACCTTAGCTTGCGATCTAATCGAATGGAATTTGTGGAGCCAGGAGCCTTTAATGGCATTAGGAGCCTGAAAGTCCTCTCACTACAGAACAACACTATATCTATGGAATATGAATTAACATCCGCAGCTTTAAGACTGACCCCATCCCTTAAAGAACTGGATTTGTCTAGGAATATGCTTACAATGGATATGGTATCAGTTCTTCATCAGAACTTAACATCCCTTGAAAGGCTTTTTTTGGATAACAATATTATCATGCGCTTGGACCAAACTGTGTTTGAGGGCCTAGTTCATCTGAAGGAGTTAAGTTTGCAGTGGAACTACATTTATGAAATTGAAGATGGTACATTTGAGGGACTTGTGAAATTGAAGAAACTAGATTTGGCTTATAACCTATTGCCATGCATTGGCGACTTTAGACTAACACAAATTCAGATGCTCAATTTAAGCTTCAACAACCTTGAATGGTTCCAATCACAAGAGACTGATGTTGAGTTCCACCTGGAGATATTGGACATTTCCAACAACCAGCTGCTCTTCTTCCCACTTTTGCCCAGGCAACATCGTCTGCATACGTTGCTGCTCTCCAATAACAGGATGAGGTTCTATGGTGACATTTTTGGTACAAACACCTCCAGGGCTGATTTTCTGATTGTAGAAAATAACATCACATCTGTCACTACAGTTGACCTTTGGAGTGATGATATACACAGCAATCTCTCCACATTACATTACCTTGATATGAGCCATAACCAATTTGCTTTCTTTCCTCATGGATTTTTTTCCAACATGAGCTCATTGGCATATTTAAAACTTAACTGGAACTGTTTACAGGTATTTAGTGTTTCACCATCAAACATTACCAGTTTGCTTGATGAACTTGATCTCAGTAATAATGAGCTCCTTGAGCTACAAGCAGATAACATTTCCCCAGGCATTTTGAGTCTTAGCTATTTTAACTTGAGCAGTAACAATTTGTACAATCTCCCTAAGAACATCTTCACATCCATGACCAGGATACACACAATTGATATGAGCAATAATCCCCTCCACTTGTGTTCCCAGTCTGAGTTGAGAATGGGTGAAGGAAAATGTGTAGATGTTAGAAATGTACCATCCCTCAGGCGCCTTTACTTGTCTGGTTGTGGGATGGAACTGGGATTGCAAAGGGTTTTCTATGGAAACACATTAACACATTTGGATCTTTCTTATAACAATATCAAAGGCATTACCTTTTTAGCTGACACTGCAAGAACGCTACAGTCTCTCTTCCTAAGGAGCTGCTTGGCATTTAACATCACTGTTGATTTCTCTGTTTTTATGAGCTTGACTGTCCTTGATATATCTGGAAATGCCCTCACTACATTTCCTGCCTCTCTAACTGGATTGGCACTTCATTACTTGGACCTCCACAACAATAACCTGATTTCCCTTCCCTTGTATAATACTCAACGTCTGATTGGGAGCCTTAAAATTGTATATATAAGTAACAACTCATTTGATTGCTGTGAACTGGGTTGGATGAATGTACTTATCCATTCCATTAGGATTCCTGATCTTCAGAAGGTGACTTGCAGCTTCTCAAATAGATATTTCCCAGTATGGAATCTTCCAGAGTCTATAAACCATAGCTGCCAGTGGACAAATGGTGGACCCTGGCTGTACTTGCTGCTCACACTGCCTGTGTGCCTGACTTTACTTGTTGCTCTTCTCCTGCTGTTTTTGACTTTCAAGCAAACACTTTTACAGACAGTCAAAAGACGTTGCAGGAGATCCACTAGCTACTGA